One part of the Thermodesulfobacterium commune DSM 2178 genome encodes these proteins:
- a CDS encoding prepilin peptidase, producing the protein MFSLIEVLLIAVLSLALGSFFNVVIYRWSEGLSVLRPVRSFCPRCKTELKWYHNIPVLSYVMLKGRCAFCQNPIPLTYPLVEVLTAVVGVAAYLKFKPWYGWATFLVFWVWLIILLVISFIDLRVKEIPDKLSFGLMLAGLTASLLGLNPLVGFEESVVGMLAGAGLLFLINEVYYLFAKRDGLGMGDFKLMAGIGAFLGYKSFYWVVLIASFSGIFAFFLAVLWYRLKGKSKDLSLKTEIPFGPFLALGAGVYTFFAEFFKTFLS; encoded by the coding sequence ATGTTTAGTCTAATTGAGGTCCTGTTGATAGCGGTCTTGAGTTTAGCGTTAGGTAGTTTTTTTAACGTGGTTATCTACCGATGGTCAGAGGGTTTGTCTGTACTAAGGCCTGTCAGGTCTTTTTGTCCAAGGTGTAAAACTGAGCTTAAGTGGTATCACAACATTCCTGTTTTGTCTTATGTTATGCTTAAAGGAAGATGTGCTTTTTGTCAAAATCCAATCCCTCTCACCTATCCTCTGGTAGAGGTCCTAACCGCGGTGGTTGGAGTAGCTGCTTATTTAAAGTTTAAACCCTGGTATGGCTGGGCTACCTTTTTGGTTTTCTGGGTTTGGTTGATAATCCTTCTGGTGATAAGTTTTATCGACCTTAGGGTTAAGGAAATACCAGATAAGCTCAGTTTTGGTTTGATGTTGGCAGGACTTACGGCAAGTTTGTTAGGGTTAAACCCTCTGGTTGGTTTTGAAGAAAGTGTGGTTGGGATGTTAGCAGGGGCAGGCCTTCTTTTTCTGATTAACGAGGTCTACTATCTTTTTGCTAAAAGAGATGGGCTTGGGATGGGAGATTTTAAGCTGATGGCTGGGATAGGTGCTTTTTTGGGGTATAAAAGTTTTTACTGGGTGGTGTTGATAGCCTCTTTTTCAGGGATTTTTGCCTTTTTTTTGGCAGTTCTGTGGTATCGATTAAAAGGGAAATCTAAAGACTTAAGCTTAAAAACAGAAATTCCTTTTGGGCCTTTTTTAGCCCTTGGGGCTGGTGTTTACACCTTTTTTGCAGAATTTTTTAAGACTTTTCTATCTTAA